Proteins from one Acidobacteriota bacterium genomic window:
- a CDS encoding acetyl-CoA C-acetyltransferase codes for MLEPKDIAIVSGARTPMGRYGGKLRDFTANELGAVAAAEAIRRAGVDAKEFDHAVFGNAQQTSGDSIYGARHVALKAGLPIATPALTVNRLCGSGMQSIVSGAQMIQLGEAKTVLAGGMEAMSQAPHVIRGARWGFGLGEGKMEDSLMVALLDTYCGLYMAQTAEEYGNQQGITREQMDEFSLRSQRLAADAQKACRLKEEITPVPLRNRKGEPSGEMFEADDHLRPETTMEGLAKLRAAFGQNITAGNASGIVDGAAAVVLMPLADAEKRGLKPMGRIVSWGIAGVDPKIMGSGPVPATRAALKKAGLKLEDIDLIEVNEAFAAQYLAVEKELGLDRERVNVNGGAIALGHPLGATGTRLVITLLHELRRRKGKYGLATACIGGGQGIAVIVENLQR; via the coding sequence ATGCTCGAACCAAAAGACATCGCAATCGTTTCGGGCGCGCGCACGCCCATGGGGCGCTACGGAGGCAAGCTGCGCGATTTCACCGCCAACGAACTGGGCGCTGTCGCTGCCGCGGAAGCCATTCGCCGCGCTGGTGTGGATGCGAAGGAGTTCGACCACGCCGTCTTTGGCAACGCACAGCAGACCTCGGGAGACTCCATCTACGGCGCGCGCCACGTCGCGCTCAAGGCCGGCCTTCCCATCGCGACGCCTGCGCTCACCGTGAATCGGTTGTGCGGCTCCGGCATGCAGTCGATCGTCAGTGGCGCGCAGATGATCCAGCTGGGCGAAGCGAAGACCGTGCTCGCCGGTGGCATGGAAGCGATGTCGCAGGCGCCGCACGTCATCCGCGGCGCGCGTTGGGGCTTTGGTCTCGGCGAGGGCAAGATGGAAGACTCGCTCATGGTCGCGCTGCTCGATACCTACTGCGGCCTCTACATGGCGCAGACCGCGGAAGAGTATGGCAACCAGCAGGGCATCACGCGCGAGCAGATGGACGAATTCTCGCTGCGCTCGCAGCGTCTCGCCGCCGACGCGCAAAAGGCCTGCCGGCTCAAAGAAGAGATCACGCCCGTCCCGCTGCGCAATCGCAAGGGCGAGCCGAGTGGCGAGATGTTCGAGGCGGACGATCACCTGCGTCCCGAGACCACGATGGAAGGCCTGGCGAAACTACGTGCCGCGTTTGGCCAAAACATCACCGCCGGCAACGCTAGCGGGATCGTGGATGGCGCCGCGGCCGTCGTCCTGATGCCGCTGGCCGACGCGGAAAAGCGCGGGCTGAAGCCGATGGGCCGCATCGTTTCCTGGGGCATCGCCGGCGTCGATCCAAAGATCATGGGCTCGGGGCCGGTCCCGGCAACGCGCGCTGCGCTGAAGAAGGCCGGGCTGAAGCTCGAGGACATCGACTTGATCGAAGTGAACGAGGCCTTCGCGGCGCAGTATCTCGCCGTCGAAAAAGAGTTGGGACTCGATCGCGAGCGCGTCAACGTGAATGGCGGCGCCATCGCGCTCGGCCATCCGCTGGGCGCCACGGGGACGCGCCTCGTCATCACGCTGTTGCACGAGCTGCGCCGCCGCAAAGGCAAGTACGGGTTAGCGACGGCGTGTATCGGCGGAGGACAGGGAATCGCCGTGATCGTGGAGAATCTGCAACGCTAG
- a CDS encoding protein kinase codes for MIGQTIGHYRITAEIGRGGMGVVYAADDLNLGRQVAIKFLTPEMGSDADVLERFRREARAASSLNHPNICTIFGLETDLETDLGTGVGSSGTARNFIVMELMEGQPLAQKLAAGALKLADVLELGMQVADALDAAHAKGIIHRDIKPANIFVTVRGQAKILDFGLAKLTRKISAVAETMPVGAPDNVAHDSVASLTSTGTTVGTIAYMSPEQACGEDLDARSDLFSFGAVLYEMSTGHLPFPGNSPAVVFSKILEHQPSPPRQLNDALPPKLDEIILRALEKDRELRYQSASEMRAELRRLARDSSSGRMQAAVPPSRVGQKTASSTQQLLMGEARRHKLGIVATLVVVIGLIAGVSIGLFKWLGHPSAPFTTDKLKLTRMTQHGHAVYAAISPDGKYVAYARREGDRSLWVKSVATGSHIQVIPPGPGFFQPDIAFTPDGDYIYFAHTSFDNPSVLDLYSVPTLGGPVKKVVADVGSGATFSPDGKKIAFIRYDPEAGKSAIIIANADGSGQQEFATRPSAQGFTNGAPDWSPDGTLVAASAGHLGKEALTEIVVYPVGGGNPTVVPSALLLKGVRWLTGSGLLLLAADLTHGTRNQIFYQPYPAGEMVRFTSDLNTYQSMSLDARQTILAVTQADNTSALYIAAAAEPAQQKQVTNDRNLGGAFAWLTNKRFIVQDNELHLATMDAADGGNRDTVAGDLPSGNPVRCGENGFVVERLEGTNVVNLWYFNVADGTTRQLTHGNLNTAPACTADGKSLYYMSQDVSPARMMRVPLAGGDAVAFGPAAAFQPTPSPDGASLLFLMNEGKGAARKQNFAVLRLADGQIQQRWQVPVGAVADVSSLAWTPDGKGFIYSVLRGQNSNLWLQPLDGGAARQITTLNDPNDYILAFAYSPDGKQLGVLHGTENLDVVLFSGFRK; via the coding sequence ATGATCGGGCAGACCATCGGACACTACCGCATCACCGCCGAGATCGGACGCGGCGGCATGGGCGTGGTCTACGCTGCCGACGACCTCAACCTCGGCCGCCAGGTGGCCATCAAGTTCCTCACTCCCGAGATGGGTTCCGATGCGGACGTGCTCGAGCGCTTTCGCCGCGAGGCGCGCGCCGCCAGCTCGCTCAACCATCCCAACATCTGCACCATCTTCGGTCTGGAAACCGATTTGGAAACTGATCTGGGAACCGGCGTTGGTTCAAGTGGCACGGCCCGCAACTTCATTGTCATGGAGCTGATGGAAGGCCAGCCGCTGGCGCAGAAACTCGCCGCCGGTGCGCTCAAGCTCGCCGACGTGCTCGAACTCGGCATGCAGGTTGCCGACGCGCTCGACGCCGCCCATGCCAAGGGAATCATCCATCGCGACATCAAGCCGGCCAACATCTTCGTGACCGTGCGCGGGCAAGCGAAGATCCTCGACTTTGGACTCGCCAAGCTGACCCGCAAGATCTCCGCCGTGGCCGAGACCATGCCGGTCGGGGCTCCGGATAATGTCGCCCACGATTCCGTGGCCAGCCTTACCTCCACCGGCACCACCGTGGGGACGATCGCTTACATGTCGCCCGAGCAGGCCTGCGGCGAGGACCTCGACGCGCGCAGCGACCTCTTCAGTTTCGGCGCCGTGCTCTACGAGATGTCCACCGGACACCTGCCGTTCCCCGGCAATAGTCCCGCCGTCGTCTTCAGCAAGATCTTGGAGCATCAGCCCTCGCCGCCGCGCCAGTTGAATGACGCGTTGCCGCCGAAGCTGGACGAGATCATCCTGCGCGCGCTCGAAAAAGATCGCGAGCTGCGTTACCAGTCGGCCTCGGAGATGCGCGCTGAGCTGCGCCGCTTGGCGCGCGATTCCAGCTCGGGCAGGATGCAGGCCGCCGTGCCGCCCAGCCGCGTGGGCCAGAAGACCGCATCCAGCACGCAGCAGCTCTTGATGGGCGAGGCCCGGCGGCACAAGCTTGGCATCGTGGCCACGCTGGTCGTAGTCATCGGACTCATCGCCGGCGTTTCTATCGGATTGTTCAAGTGGCTGGGCCATCCGAGCGCGCCGTTCACCACCGACAAGCTCAAGCTCACACGCATGACGCAGCACGGCCACGCGGTCTACGCGGCTATCTCGCCTGACGGCAAGTACGTTGCGTACGCGCGGCGCGAAGGCGATCGCAGCTTGTGGGTGAAGTCGGTCGCCACCGGCAGCCACATCCAGGTCATCCCGCCGGGCCCCGGCTTCTTTCAGCCCGACATAGCTTTCACTCCCGACGGCGACTACATCTACTTCGCGCACACGTCGTTCGATAACCCGTCGGTGCTCGATCTCTACTCTGTGCCCACACTTGGCGGTCCGGTGAAGAAAGTGGTTGCCGATGTGGGAAGCGGCGCCACCTTCTCGCCCGACGGCAAGAAGATAGCGTTCATCCGCTACGACCCCGAGGCGGGGAAGAGCGCGATCATCATCGCGAATGCCGATGGCAGTGGGCAGCAGGAATTCGCAACCCGGCCGAGCGCGCAGGGATTCACTAACGGCGCCCCCGATTGGTCGCCGGATGGAACCCTGGTCGCTGCTTCCGCGGGGCACCTCGGGAAGGAAGCGCTCACCGAGATCGTTGTATATCCGGTTGGCGGCGGCAACCCGACGGTGGTGCCGTCTGCGCTGTTGCTCAAGGGTGTCCGCTGGCTCACCGGGTCGGGATTATTGCTGCTCGCCGCCGACCTCACGCACGGCACCCGCAACCAGATCTTCTACCAGCCGTATCCTGCCGGCGAGATGGTGCGCTTTACCAGTGACCTGAACACGTATCAGAGCATGAGCCTCGACGCGCGGCAGACGATACTCGCGGTGACCCAGGCAGACAACACGAGCGCGCTCTACATCGCGGCGGCGGCTGAACCGGCACAGCAAAAGCAGGTGACGAACGATCGCAACCTCGGTGGCGCGTTCGCGTGGCTCACCAACAAGCGCTTCATCGTGCAGGACAACGAACTACACCTCGCCACGATGGATGCCGCGGACGGTGGCAATCGCGATACCGTTGCCGGCGACCTTCCGAGCGGGAATCCAGTGCGCTGCGGCGAGAATGGGTTCGTGGTGGAGCGGCTCGAGGGCACGAACGTCGTCAACCTCTGGTATTTCAATGTTGCCGACGGGACGACGCGCCAACTCACGCACGGGAATCTCAACACCGCGCCGGCGTGTACGGCTGACGGCAAGTCGTTGTACTACATGTCGCAAGACGTTTCGCCGGCGCGCATGATGCGCGTTCCGCTCGCCGGTGGTGACGCGGTCGCGTTCGGGCCGGCCGCCGCGTTCCAACCCACGCCGTCCCCCGACGGTGCGAGCCTTCTTTTCCTCATGAACGAGGGCAAAGGTGCGGCGCGGAAACAGAATTTCGCGGTGCTGCGCCTGGCGGATGGGCAGATCCAGCAACGTTGGCAGGTGCCGGTCGGCGCGGTCGCGGATGTTTCGAGCCTGGCTTGGACTCCGGACGGCAAGGGATTTATCTATTCCGTGTTGCGCGGCCAGAACAGCAACCTATGGCTGCAGCCGCTGGATGGCGGCGCGGCGCGGCAGATAACCACGCTCAACGATCCCAACGATTACATACTCGCGTTCGCCTATTCGCCGGATGGCAAGCAGCTCGGCGTCCTGCACGGCACCGAGAACCTCGACGTCGTACTGTTTAGTGGCTTCAGGAAGTAG